The Arachis ipaensis cultivar K30076 chromosome B10, Araip1.1, whole genome shotgun sequence DNA window TTTTtctgaaattattatttttcaaaaattgtagtCCTCCCTAGTCACCCACTCCTTGCTCAGCCAGTAACACCaccatttcttctttctcttcttcttttcttcttataatctaaaaatctaatttaatcttcACGTTTTTCATTCTTCAAAATTCCCTTTTCCTCAAAATCCAAAACCCTAGCTACTCCAATCACCACTTCAATTCCCTTTCCCTTCACCTCGTAGGGTTTCTCTCACCTTCCACGATCTCTGATTCAGGTTCCTTTCTGATTCCATTTCTTTTGTTCTCTTGGATTTGGATTGAAGCGTTTTCTTAGGTTATAGCTTTTGTTCTTTTTTtcggattttttttttggtgtgggAAATCGCAGGTGGTGGACAAAAACGACGTCGATTTGCGACGATGAGCTCGCAGAAGAAGAGGACTTTTCAGATAGAAGCGTTCAAGCACCGCGTGGTGGTGGATCCTAAGTACGCTGAGAAGACCTGGAAGGTTCTGGAACATGCAATCCACGAAATATATAACCATAATGCTAGTGGCCTTAGCTTCGAAGAGCTCTATAGGTTGATTTATTTTGTTCAATTCAACTCTGTTTTTCACTTGTTCTTATTGTTCTTTAAATTGCTGCTTACTCGTTTAGAATTTCATTTTAGATATATAATTGTGTTAGTATGGATAATTCAATAGTGTGTTTCTGTTGTGTAGTTTAGCTTTAGCAGCATAGGTTctttgttttattatttatttagttatttttggTTAAGAATTGTGGTAAACTGGTTGTTTGAATATATTAAGAATTGATGACTAGTTATATTTAGAGAAATGATAATTGTAGTGATTTTTCCTTGACACTCAGCCAACTCACTCAGTCACTCCCTCTGCCACTGGATGGGGTGTGTGGAACACACACTATTTAGGATTCATCAATTCATGCCATGGTGCAAGAATAGTGAGGTGGCTTGGTGTTCAAGGAAATGTGTGTACACATAAAAGGACTGGGAGATTTAATCATCTATAAAACTCCCAAACCCTGGCAAGGACTTCACAACTTGTACTTAATAATCATGAAGTCTGTCTTTTGTATCCTTTTCAGTTGTCTACCTGTGTATGAATTAAATTAGATTATTTAAATTAGTTTGGGCATTTCCATCTCCATATCTCAGTAGTATCATGTTGAAAAAGAATCTTTATTGCTATTTGTGTCCTAGCTTAATATGCCTTTTGTTCGGTGAGTTTACTGGCATTGGCTAACTCCCACTGGATGGCAAGAAATAAATAATATTGATATATTTCCTTGCGTTTATTGAACACTACATATGGCAGCATATCAACCATTTACAGCATATTTTTAACTTATAAGTATATTCATGTCACCATTGGTTGATATATTATATGTAGGGTTCACCATGTCCTTAAGACTATGATGACATTCCCCCTTGGATATGCTGATCATCATTAGCTCAGATCATGCCATTTGCCACTCTATACTTGAAATTATGCTTCAATCTCCCATTAAATTTGTCGGTATTTATTGTAGAACAAAAGTCAGGACTTGTTCATAACTAAAATTATGCTATAGCCTGTTGGTTTAGTTTTCTTTGAATTAACTAACTTCCTAAGTTTATTTTGAGTTCGAAACTATTATAGATTTTCCAACCAACATTCTTTTGGAGGTTTATTACATCAAGTTAGGTTGCCTACATTACACCCTTTGAGTGTGGCTTGCCTTGACCCCTTCATAACGCGGGATGTTTTGCACTTGGCTGCTCTTCATTTCTGAAATTTTTGTTCATTGTGATCTGTCCTTTCAGGAATGCATACAATATGGTTTTACACAAATTTGGGGAGAAACTTTACTCAGGACTTGTGACGACCATGACTTCTCATCTTAAAGAAATTTCTCAGTCAATTGAATCTGCCCAAGGAGAAATTTTCTTGGAAGAGCTTAACCGGAAGTGGATCGATCATAACAAGGCTTTGCAAATGATCCGAGACATATTGATGTACATGGACAGAACTTTCATACCAAGCAGCCATAAAACTCCTGTTCATGAACTTGGGTTGAATCTGTGGAGGGATGTTGTGATCCACTCCAGCAAAACTCAAGCTAGGCTTAGAGATACACTTCTTGAGCTTGTGCTCAGAGAGAGGAATGGTGAAGTAATAAACAGAGGCTTGAtgagaaacataataaaaatgcTAATGGATTTGGGTTTGTCTGTTTACCAAGAGGACTTTGAGAAGCATTTTCTTAGTGTTTCAGCAAATTTTTACTGTCTTGAATCCCAGAAGTTCATTGAAACATGTGATTGTGGGGATTATCTGAAGAAGGCTGAGAGACGCTTAAGATGATTGACAGTCATATGCACACGCTAGTACATATGGAGAACTCAGGCCTAGTTAATATGCTTGTGGATGACAAATATGAGGACTTGGGAAGAATGTATAGTCTATTTCGTAGAGTGCCTACTGGGCTTACAGTTGTTAAAGACGTGATGACTGCTTTTGTACGGGATACAGGTAAGCAGCTAGTCATGGATCCTGAAAGGTTGAGAGATCCTGTGGACTTTGTACAGCGTCTCTTGGATTTGAAGGATAAGTATGATAAGATTATTAACATGTCATTTACCAACGACAAGACATTCCAGAATGCCTTGAATTCCTCTTTTGAACATTTCATCAATTTGAATGCTCGGTCTCCAGAGTTCATTTCCTTGTTTGTGGATGACAAACTCCGCAGAGGGTTGAAAGGAGTTGGTGAGGAGGATGTGGAGATTGTATTGGACAAAGTAATGATGCTATTCCGTTACCTTCAAGAAAAGGATGTGTTTGAAAAGTATTACAAGCAACACTTGGCAAAAAGGCTTCTTTCTGGAAAGACCATATCCGATGATGCAGAGAGGAGTTTGATTGTCAAGCTCAAAACAGAGTGTGGATATCAGTTCACTTCTAAGTTGGAGGGTATGTTTACTGACATGAAGACTTCCTATGATACAATGCAAGGTTTCTATGCATCCCAATCTGATGTGGGAGATAGCCCTTCTCTAGTTGTACACGTGCTTACGACAGGTTCATGGCCAACTCAACCTAGCCCTCAGTGTAATCTTCCATCAGAACTCTTGGGCGTATGTGAGAAGTTTCGGGCTTATTATCTTGGCACACACAATGGTAGAAGACTGTCTTGGCAAACAAATATGGGGACTGCTGATTTAAAGGCAACATTTGGTAAGGGCCAGAAGCACGAGCTTAATGTTTCCACATACCAGATGTGCGTACTGATGCTTTTTAACAATGCTGATCGGTTGACTTGTAAGGAGATTGAGCAAGCAACGGGGATACCCTTACTGGACCTGAAGAGGTGCCTTCAGTCTCTGGCCTGTGTCAAAGGAAAGAATGTTCTTCGAAAAGAGCCCATGAGCAAGGACATAGCTGAGGATGATACATTCTTCTTCAATGACAAATTCACAAGCAAGTTCTTCAAGGTAAAGATAGGTACTGTTGTTGCCCAGAGGGAGTCTGAACCTGAAAATCTTGAAACTAGGCAAAGGGTGGAAGAAGACAGAAAACCGCAGATTGAGGCGGCAATTGTGAGGATAATGAAATCCAGGAGGACCCTAGATCACAACAACATCGTCGCCGAGGTCACAAAGCAGCTGCAGTCAAGATTTTTGCCTAATCCAGTTGTTATTAAAAAACGGATTGAATCCCTTATAGAGCGTGAGTTTTTGGAGAGGGACAGAGTGGACAGAAAACTGTACCGCTACCTTGCTTGAACAATGTGTTACTGTCTTCCACTGCCAAATTCATTTTGGCGTGCAACCTATGTGACATTTTGTCTGTCATATAAGCTTGAATGCCCTTCACAATTTGCCGCAAGAAGTNNNNNNNNNNNNNNNNNNNNNNNNNNNNNNNNNNNNNNNNNNNNNNNNNNNNNNNNNNNNNNNNNNNNNNNNNNNNNNNNNNNNNNNNNNNNNNNNNNNNNNNNNNNNNNNNNNNNNNNNNNNNNNNNNNNNNNNNNNNNNNNNNNNNNNNNNNNNNNNNNNNNNNNNNNNNNNNNNNNNNNNNNNNNNNNNNNNNNNNNNNNNNNNNNNNNNNNNNNNNNNNNNNNNNNNNNNNNNNNNNNNNNNNNNNNNNNNNNNNNNNNNNNNNNNNNNNNNNNNNNNNNNNNNNNNNNNNNNNNNNNNNNNNNNNNNNNNNNNNNNNNNNNNNNNNNNNNNNNNNNNNNNNNNNNNNNNNNNNNNNNNNNNNNNNNNNNNNNNNNNNNNNNNNNNNNNNNNNNNNNNNNNNNNNNNNNNNNNNNNNNNNNNNNNNNNNNNNNNNNNNNNNNNNNNNNNNNNNNNNNNNNNNNNNNNNNNNNNNNNNNNNNNNNNNNNNNNNNNNNNNNNNNNNNNNNNNNNNNNNNNNNNNNNNNNNNNNNNNNNNNNNNNNNNNNNNNNNNNNNNNNNNNNNNNNNNNNNNNNNNNNNNNNNNNNNNNNNNNNNNNNNNNNNNNNNNNNNNNNNNNNNNNNNNNNNNNNNNNNNNNNNNNNNNNNNNNNNNNNNNNNNNNNNNNNNNCAATTTAGAGTAATTTTTTTTAGCATCTTACGTTTCTCAATAATATACTCATCGATAATTTTGGATTGGATTTGTTTAATCAAATCCTACTTGGAGGAAGCTTTTACAAGAAATTATAAAATCTTGTGCATATTTCAAGAAGCTGATACATATATGGATTGCCATGTTCTCCGGAAGGTAGCTCCGCAGTAGATACTTGTTCTCCCAAATGGATGGATTTATGTCTAACGATAGAAGGTGGTTTCGAGGGTGTACGGGAGAGAGGGAGGGCGGGTATTTTTGGTAACTtgtacaaaaataatttagagtgATTACTCAATTTGACTTACAAAAATAATTTACAGTGATTACTCAATTTGACTCCTGATAATTTCTTCGAAAGACTACGAGATcctcaaacaaaaaaaatactctTTCTGActcttgatttttatttttatgagactgattaatctttaaaaaatattaacagaGGATTAATTAGTCTCATAAATATAAAGATCAAGGACCGGAAAGGGAATTATTTTTGTTGAGAATTTCGTTGTATTTCGAGATAATTGTAAAGTTTTTTTCTCAATAATTTAATTAAAGGAGATTATTGTAGGATGGATAATTAATggggaattagggttagttttAACTTTAAGTAGCACTGTAGTTATTTGCATACAAGCGTTGAAGTTATTTCTTCCAAGCTCAATTttcatgaaaatgaaaataatgcTTTTTGTACTGCAACAGATTTTTCAATTTCATCAAGCCAGTAGCCACGTTTATAATCATTTTTTGCATAAATAGACAAATCATAATCATTTTTTGCAACTTTGTTCCCAGTATAGTACATAAGAAGTTTCGGTAATTTGTCatgatttaaattatttttaggaaaaaaaattaCGAATCACTtgggcgaaaaaaaaaaaagaatgagcgAAAGAGAGAGCGGGAGTGAGGGTTTAAGGATAAAACATAGGGAGGATGACGGCAAAGTCGTCAGAAAAATTAAGGGGGAGAGTGTGGGTGGGTGTGCATCCGGTGACAAGGAAGGTCATTTTCGGGATGATTTTTAGAAAGTCCCTAAGGTCTCTTTTCGAGATAAGGTCATTTTGCAGCAAAGTCGAAGGCCTTTGCACTCGTTAGATCTCTATCAAGGGATGATTTTGCGACAGTAGTTAGCAAGTAGGGTGATTCTCAGCCATCGTGTGTAAGCTTTATGAAAGAGACGAAGACATGTTTGGCCGAATCTTATAGAGAAGGCTTAGTGATCAAGGTCTTGGATCAGAAATATAGTTACACAGCTCTTTCTTATAAGCTGAGAGTAGTATGGCGCATCAAAGGAGGTTTCAATCTGCTAGATGGGGGGTTTTGGGTATTTCCTGATGAAATTCGATGTCACTGAGGATCGTGAGAAGGTCATGTTTGGTGGTCCTTGGTTGATCGAGGGCCACTACATTGCAGTAAAACCATGGGATGTTGATTTCCGTCCTAGTGAACAATCTTTCGGTTCTACGCTAGTCTGAATCCGGGTCTCTAGTCTCCCAATCTGGTGTTATCAGGAACAGGCAATGCTACGTATTGCAGCTGCGATAGGAGTCCGGTAAAAATTGATTTGGCCACCAAACTGACAGAGAGGGGAAGATATGCCCGTGCCTGTGTTCAAGTAAATCTGGGATTGCCGGTGATAAAAAACTATTATTGTTGAGGGTGTCGCTTACAATGTGGAGTATGAAAGTTTAACTTTATTTTGTGAAGCTTGCGTAAGATATGGCCATGATAAGTTCCAATGCTTGGAAAGGGTTCCCATGGAAGAGAAAATGAATGATTCTGGGCAGGGGAAGGAGAAGGGGGGCGCTTCGTTGGATccagaaattcaaattcaaaaagtaATCGAAACGGAAGCTGGTGATGTGGCCAACATTGTAGGCGAAGATGATTGCAATAATCTGCATGCTAAACCTGAGTGTGACTCTTTGCATGAGACCGGGGGTGGTTCACTGCATGGGACCGGCGCTAATTTCATTAAGGAAAGTAGAAAGGGGAATGCGGGCTGGGAGCAAGtccaaaagaaaggaaaagcaaaGGTGGGTCACAAACCAACATTGAAGGCTCAAGGAACAAAACATTCCAACACAGGTTCATGTGGTTAAACAAGGCCCAATCTTCAGTCTTTATGTGGATCCAGAGGGCATGGAGACCGGGTCGGGTGGGAGGCACTGCAGCGTGCACCATCTTCCCTTCAGACGCCGATGACACAAGGACCAGCCATAAGGAAACGTCCGCGGACTTGCAAACCTCGCCGATTGGAGGTGCGACGGGGAAGCACCGGTGCTTGAGGGTCAACCTGAGATTTTGTTGGGTATGGGAGTGGCGCCATCGCCACCGATTTCTGTTAATGAGGATCGGAAGGATGACGTTGCAACAACGTTCCACAAGGAAGGGGCACATGGCGGTCCTGAGGGAGTTGCGACATTGATTGATACTGCAAGTGTGTCTCGGGAGAACCGTGTTTTATCAATGAATCAAAAGGAAGTTAAATCTTCTAGTGAGGTTGGTGGTGCAAGTTAATTTTCACCAATTTTAATACTCTCTTGTCTTttttatggatagtttaaatattCTAGTTTGAAATATTAGGGGtgcttccaataattgtaaagaacttgttagaaaatttaaacctgcttttttttttttattatggttgAGACTCATGTTCCCTTTTAATATTTGAAATTATTCTGGAAAAGACTTGGATACTATCCTATTAGTATAGAAGAGGCAGTAAGATATAAGGGTAGTATATGGTTCCTTTCTTCTCTATAAGGTACTTGCTGCAAA harbors:
- the LOC107622981 gene encoding LOW QUALITY PROTEIN: cullin-3B-like (The sequence of the model RefSeq protein was modified relative to this genomic sequence to represent the inferred CDS: inserted 1 base in 1 codon); translation: MSSQKKRTFQIEAFKHRVVVDPKYAEKTWKVLEHAIHEIYNHNASGLSFEELYRNAYNMVLHKFGEKLYSGLVTTMTSHLKEISQSIESAQGEIFLEELNRKWIDHNKALQMIRDILMYMDRTFIPSSHKTPVHELGLNLWRDVVIHSSKTQARLRDTLLELVLRERNGEVINRGLMRNIIKMLMDLGLSVYQEDFEKHFLSVSANFYCLESQKFIETCDCGDYLKKAERRLXMIDSHMHTLVHMENSGLVNMLVDDKYEDLGRMYSLFRRVPTGLTVVKDVMTAFVRDTGKQLVMDPERLRDPVDFVQRLLDLKDKYDKIINMSFTNDKTFQNALNSSFEHFINLNARSPEFISLFVDDKLRRGLKGVGEEDVEIVLDKVMMLFRYLQEKDVFEKYYKQHLAKRLLSGKTISDDAERSLIVKLKTECGYQFTSKLEGMFTDMKTSYDTMQGFYASQSDVGDSPSLVVHVLTTGSWPTQPSPQCNLPSELLGVCEKFRAYYLGTHNGRRLSWQTNMGTADLKATFGKGQKHELNVSTYQMCVLMLFNNADRLTCKEIEQATGIPLLDLKRCLQSLACVKGKNVLRKEPMSKDIAEDDTFFFNDKFTSKFFKVKIGTVVAQRESEPENLETRQRVEEDRKPQIEAAIVRIMKSRRTLDHNNIVAEVTKQLQSRFLPNPVVIKKRIESLIEREFLERDRVDRKLYRYLA